One Phoenix dactylifera cultivar Barhee BC4 chromosome 14, palm_55x_up_171113_PBpolish2nd_filt_p, whole genome shotgun sequence DNA window includes the following coding sequences:
- the LOC103701285 gene encoding probable sodium/metabolite cotransporter BASS1, chloroplastic isoform X1 has translation MSLRLSIQPLIPNHKRQAKLLALRPPRSNFYRPPKLLTVKSLAGTPDPASPVKPVWEKMLSTAASLYPLYVTFGGAVACVKPSAFSWFVERGPASYSFSLGFIMLAMGLTLELREFFSLLRQRPFSILFGCVAQYTIMPAFGAIVSRALALPPSLSVGLILLACCPGGTASNVVTLIAQGDVPLSIVMTVCTTLAAVLLTPTLTKMLAGTYVPVDAVTLSISTLQVVVAPILLGSYMQSKFPAIVKVITPFAPLLAVSSSSLLASSVFSENVVRLKSSITDASNFGIQGIFSGDFGVAVLSVLLLHFAGFFVGYLSATICGFRERQRRAISIEVGMQNSSLGVVLATAHFSSPLVALPPALSAVLMNIMGSTLGFIWRYLDPSDMKNGHKTKSD, from the exons ATGTCTCTCCGCCTTTCCATCCAACCCTTGATCCCCAACCACAAACGCCAAGCCAAATTGCTCGCTCTCCGCCCTCCAAGATCCAATTTTTATCGCCCTCCAAAGCTCCTCACCGTCAAATCCCTCGCCGGAACCCCGGACCCGGCCTCGCCGGTTAAACCCGTATGGGAGAAGATGCTATCGACCGCGGCTAGTCTGTACCCGCTTTACGTGACCTTCGGAGGCGCCGTTGCCTGCGTAAAGCCCTCGGCTTTCTCGTGGTTCGTGGAGCGGGGGCCCGCCTCATATAGCTTCTCTCTGGGTTTTATAATGTTGGCTATGGGCCTTACCCTGGAGCTGAGGGAATTCTTTTCCCTCCTACGCCAAAGGCCTTTCTCT ATACTGTTTGGTTGTGTTGCTCAATACACAATAATGCCAGCTTTTGGAGCTATAGTTAGCAGAGCACTTGCACTTCCACCATCCCTTTCAGTTGGTCTCATTCTGCTGGCATGTTGTCCTGGAGGAACGGCATCCAATgtg GTGACATTAATCGCCCAAGGAGACGTGCCATTATCCATTGTGATGACTGTGTGCACCACTCTAGCTGCAGTGCTTCTCACTCCTACCTTGACCAAAATGCTGGCTGGAACCTATGTCCCTGTGGATGCCGTGACACTTTCTATCAGTACTTTGCAG GTGGTCGTTGCTCCCATTTTGTTGGGTTCTTACATGCAAAGCAAATTTCCTGCCATTGTAAAAGTTATTACGCCCTTTGCTCCTCTTCTTGCGGTGTCATCTTCTTCACTTCTAGCAAGCAG TGTATTCTCAGAAAATGTTGTGCGTCTAAAATCATCAATCACCGATGCATCAAATTTTGGGATCCAGGGCATATTTTCTGGAGATTTCGGGGTTGCAGTACTGTCAGTTCTGTTATTACATTTTGCAGGCTTTTTCGTTGG ATATCTGTCTGCAACCATTTGTGGTTTCAGAGAAAGGCAGCGTCGAGCAATTTCAATTGAG GTTGGTATGCAAAACTCTTCCTTGGGCGTTGTTTTAGCGACTGCCCACTTTTCATCCCCGCTCGTCGCCTTACCGCCTGCATTGTCA
- the LOC103701285 gene encoding sodium/pyruvate cotransporter BASS2, chloroplastic-like isoform X2: MSLRLSIQPLIPNHKRQAKLLALRPPRSNFYRPPKLLTVKSLAGTPDPASPVKPVWEKMLSTAASLYPLYVTFGGAVACVKPSAFSWFVERGPASYSFSLGFIMLAMGLTLELREFFSLLRQRPFSILFGCVAQYTIMPAFGAIVSRALALPPSLSVGLILLACCPGGTASNVVTLIAQGDVPLSIVMTVCTTLAAVLLTPTLTKMLAGTYVPVDAVTLSISTLQVVVAPILLGSYMQSKFPAIVKVITPFAPLLAVSSSSLLASSVFSENVVRLKSSITDASNFGIQGIFSGDFGVAVLSVLLLHFAGFFVGSKRFCKHFPRTPVSLFLYSLLRMLHLQISVCNHLWFQRKAASSNFN; encoded by the exons ATGTCTCTCCGCCTTTCCATCCAACCCTTGATCCCCAACCACAAACGCCAAGCCAAATTGCTCGCTCTCCGCCCTCCAAGATCCAATTTTTATCGCCCTCCAAAGCTCCTCACCGTCAAATCCCTCGCCGGAACCCCGGACCCGGCCTCGCCGGTTAAACCCGTATGGGAGAAGATGCTATCGACCGCGGCTAGTCTGTACCCGCTTTACGTGACCTTCGGAGGCGCCGTTGCCTGCGTAAAGCCCTCGGCTTTCTCGTGGTTCGTGGAGCGGGGGCCCGCCTCATATAGCTTCTCTCTGGGTTTTATAATGTTGGCTATGGGCCTTACCCTGGAGCTGAGGGAATTCTTTTCCCTCCTACGCCAAAGGCCTTTCTCT ATACTGTTTGGTTGTGTTGCTCAATACACAATAATGCCAGCTTTTGGAGCTATAGTTAGCAGAGCACTTGCACTTCCACCATCCCTTTCAGTTGGTCTCATTCTGCTGGCATGTTGTCCTGGAGGAACGGCATCCAATgtg GTGACATTAATCGCCCAAGGAGACGTGCCATTATCCATTGTGATGACTGTGTGCACCACTCTAGCTGCAGTGCTTCTCACTCCTACCTTGACCAAAATGCTGGCTGGAACCTATGTCCCTGTGGATGCCGTGACACTTTCTATCAGTACTTTGCAG GTGGTCGTTGCTCCCATTTTGTTGGGTTCTTACATGCAAAGCAAATTTCCTGCCATTGTAAAAGTTATTACGCCCTTTGCTCCTCTTCTTGCGGTGTCATCTTCTTCACTTCTAGCAAGCAG TGTATTCTCAGAAAATGTTGTGCGTCTAAAATCATCAATCACCGATGCATCAAATTTTGGGATCCAGGGCATATTTTCTGGAGATTTCGGGGTTGCAGTACTGTCAGTTCTGTTATTACATTTTGCAGGCTTTTTCGTTGG CTCAAAGAGGTTTTGTAAACATTTTCCTAGAACACCAGTATCTCTTTTCTTATACTCATTACTAAGGATGCTTCATCTACAGATATCTGTCTGCAACCATTTGTGGTTTCAGAGAAAGGCAGCGTCGAGCAATTTCAATTGA